Sequence from the Christiangramia fulva genome:
AAATGTCATTATCCATAAAAAAACTCCCAGAGGAGGAAACCATACCGTAATTAAGGCTAAGGAAGGAGAACTTGTTGGCAGTACCGATTCTGACGTGCTTTCACTGATCTTGAAAGAAGGAAATTATTACGACGAGGTACAGCCAGGTGATTTTAGTAAACGTCAACGAAAACCCTTTGCAAAAAGTTATTTTGATAAATATATTATCAATATAGATCTTTCAGATTTTAATAATGTCGATCTAAATGAGGAAAGTTATAATTCAGCTTCCGGAATGCTGAAGATCAATGAGCTAAGAAAAAGTATTGATTCCTTTTCGGTAAGTTATAATAACAATATGGAAAAGTTCCGGCAGGATATGTACAGGCGTACCGCCGTTCCAGTTATGGATCGCCATTTTAATGCAAAAGATACTACCGTACAGGTAGGAAACAGCATTATAGATATGCTCACTCCTTATGATGCTGCACAGGTGGCGAATCTCGCGCTGGGATCATTAAATTCGATTCAGGCACACCTGGGAATGAAAAAACAGGAATTCAAGATCGGTACGAAACAGATCAATAAGTTCGAAATTGCCCTTCATGAAAAATATGTACTTGCCGTTGCCTGTATTGTGCTTTTCTTTGTTGGCGCACCTTTGGGGGCAATTATCCGTAAGGGAGGCATGGGTTTACCAATTGTAGTGGCTGTTTTCCTCTTTCTTACCTATCATTTTATCGGAATTTTCGCTAAAAATTCAGCAGAAGACGGGAGTATTAGTCCTTTTATCGCTACCTGGCTATCCACTCTTATCATGCTTCCGCTGGGGATTTTTCTTACTTACCGGGCCACTACAGACCAGGGACTTTTTGTCTTCGACAATTTTATAGCTCCTTTTAAAAAGCTCTTTAAAAAGCTTGGAGTTATCAGGAAAAATAAATCAGAATAAATATCTTTACGGCCACAAAAAAAATTCATGGCGCAGGCTACAAAAAATCAATATTCGGTTAAATTAGACAGCATTCAGGAAGCCATTGATGATATCCGTGAAGGAAAAGTTATCATTGTGGTAGATGATGTTGATCGGGAAAATGAAGGAGATTTTCTTGCTGCCGCTGAAAAAGTGACTCCCGAAATGATCAATTTCATGGCCACTCATGGCCGCGGACTCATTTGTGCGCCAATTACCGAGCCGCGTTGCGATGAACTGAAATTAGAAATGATGGTAGGCAACAATACCGATCCCATGGAAACTGCTTTTACCATTTCTGTAGATCTTCGGGGAAAAGGTGTTACCACGGGAATTTCTGCTGCTGATCGAGCTAAAACCATAAAATCTCTTATAGATTCGGAAACCAAACCTTATGATCTTAACCGCCCGGGCCATATTTTTCCGCTGAAAGCGAAAGAAGGCGGGGTGCTTAGAAGAACGGGGCATACTGAAGCTGCCAT
This genomic interval carries:
- a CDS encoding LptF/LptG family permease, encoding MKILDRYILTSYLKTFFSVFIILMFIFVLQTIWLYIGELAGKDLDIGVILKFLLYFSPKLVPLVLPLTILLTSIMTFGSFAENYEFAAMKSSGISLQRAMRGLTVFIFFISLVAFFFANNVIPEAEFKSINLRKNIAQLKPAMAITEGVFNDLGDFNIKVEDKYGENDHYLKNVIIHKKTPRGGNHTVIKAKEGELVGSTDSDVLSLILKEGNYYDEVQPGDFSKRQRKPFAKSYFDKYIINIDLSDFNNVDLNEESYNSASGMLKINELRKSIDSFSVSYNNNMEKFRQDMYRRTAVPVMDRHFNAKDTTVQVGNSIIDMLTPYDAAQVANLALGSLNSIQAHLGMKKQEFKIGTKQINKFEIALHEKYVLAVACIVLFFVGAPLGAIIRKGGMGLPIVVAVFLFLTYHFIGIFAKNSAEDGSISPFIATWLSTLIMLPLGIFLTYRATTDQGLFVFDNFIAPFKKLFKKLGVIRKNKSE